The genomic region GCATAATAAAGCTCCCACCCATGTTTACTTCTAGTAGTTTTCAAATTAGTTACAAAGTCTTCTGCTCCCAATGCTATTCCCATCATTCTAGGGCTTGCAAGAGCTATTTCTTTTGCATTTAAAACCCCTGTAGCACTTTCAATAGCTGCCATTATCAATGTCTGTCCTTCTCTTCCACATTCTTTTTCAGCTTCAGTTATCAACTTATCAACTGCAACTATTTCATCAGCAGTGTCTGTTTTAGGTAATCTTATAACATTGACTCCAGCTTTTACAGCCGCCCTTATGTCATCAGCACCAAATGGAGTATCAAGTCCATTTACTCTAACAACAGTTTCTGTTTCTCCATAGTCTATTGTTTTTAATGCCTCATATACTAAAAATCTTGCTGCATCTTTTTGATTTACACTTGTAGCATCCTCTAAATCTATCATTATAGAGTCTGGTCCATATATATGTGCATCAGTAATCATACCTGGATTATTAGCAGGTAAAAACATCATTGTTCTTCTTAATCTATCCCTTATTGCCATATTCTCCTCCTAAAACTTATAATCTTTAGATTCTGCTGCTCTATAGACAGCAGCCTTTGTTCTAGCCACTAATGTATAATCCAGAGCACCTTTATCTACAACTTTTATGAATGCATTTTCAACACCTAATTCTTTTGCTGTGTTTGTTACAGTATTTAAAATCTGTTTACCAAATTGTCTTTTTACAGAACTTGTCAAGTCTATTACTATTCCATCTTTTTCTCTAGGCTCAACTGTTATCATAGCATCACTAGATTCCATTGTTCCAGCAATACCTATAGTTTTTAAAAACATATTAACCTCCTTTTTTAAATAACTTTTATTTGACACATTTTCATCGTTGCAAGAGATTTTTCATGACTTTCTAATGTCACTCCTGCACATGCATTGCTATCTACAATAATTTCAACTTCTGGTAGAAAACTTTTTATAAGTATAGCATTGGATATTACACAAATATCCGTACAAATTCCTATGAATTCTATACTTTCAATTTCTTCTTTTTGATTTAATTCAAAAAGATATTTAGCCAAATCCAAAGAAGCAAAACAATTTTTTTCAAAAATTTTACATTTTTTCTTATAGATTCCTTTTCTAAGCTCCCAGCCTTTAGTATTTTTTATACAATGTATTACTGGAAGATTTTTCCCCTCCAAAGTTTCCAAGTAACCTTCATCATGTGTATCCATAGTAAAAATTACTTCTCCAGAAAATTTATCAATCTTTTCTTTCACATATGGAATTATATCAAGAGCTCCTTCAGCTCCTAAACTTCCATCTATAAAATCATTTTGTACATCTACAACTACCAATATTTTCATAGGATATTACCTCATCAAAAAATATATAAATATTGTTAATATTAATAAGTCTGCACTACCCCCAGGGCTGATATTTTTTTTAACAAAAAACTTATCTAAGCCAAACATATCTTCCCTTATGGCTTTTTCATCTAAAGAAATTAGATTTTTACAATATTTTTCTTTTGCCATTTTTTTTATTTCTTTTAAAACTTCAATACTTCCACTTCTACTGATAATATTAGTATCATCTAAAATAGAAATATAATAAAATAAAAGTAATATACAGCTTGTTTCAAAACTCATCTTCTTTGTAAAATTAAAAAATTCATTTATTCCTTTATCCAAAACAAGCGAATAGCCTGAAAGAGCTAAACCTCTAGCACCACTGATCTTATATTTATTATATATTTTTTCTCCATTAGTACTTTTTAAATTCTTTTCTAATTCTTGTTTCAATGGAAAACATAGTTTTTTTATGCTTTCAATTAAATCATGGAGAAATATTTTTTGTTTTTCTTTAAATTTAGCAGAAATTACAGCTATAACTATTCCCATAGAAAATATAGTTCCTTTGTGAGTATTTATCATTCCTGTAGTTTCAAGCATTTTTTTTTCTGCTTTTTTCCCTAATTCCCTAAGTTCTCTAAAAAAATCTTTATTTTCTAAACTATATTTTTCAGAGTGTAAAAAACATTCCTTAAAATACTCCCTCAATGAAATAGAAGAGTCTAAAAAAGTATAAAAATTCATGTCCCTATGTGAGCCGTTTGAACTCCTTGTGACCAAACCAGCTTTGGGATGTATGGTCACTTCATATAATAGAGCTTTAACCGCTAAATCTGCAATAATATCTGCATCTAAATATTTTTCTATAAAAACATACTGCTCAATCATTATTAAAACTCCATTTTTTTAATTATTTAGAATATT from Fusobacterium russii ATCC 25533 harbors:
- the citE gene encoding citrate (pro-3S)-lyase subunit beta, which codes for MAIRDRLRRTMMFLPANNPGMITDAHIYGPDSIMIDLEDATSVNQKDAARFLVYEALKTIDYGETETVVRVNGLDTPFGADDIRAAVKAGVNVIRLPKTDTADEIVAVDKLITEAEKECGREGQTLIMAAIESATGVLNAKEIALASPRMMGIALGAEDFVTNLKTTRSKHGWELYYARESIVLAARNAGIYCFDTVYADVNNLEGFREEVQFIKDLGFDGKSCIHPKQVQVVHEVYTPTQKEIEKSIRIINGAKEAEAKGSGVISVDGRMVDGPIITRAYRVLELAKASGVYREAE
- the citD gene encoding citrate lyase acyl carrier protein — translated: MFLKTIGIAGTMESSDAMITVEPREKDGIVIDLTSSVKRQFGKQILNTVTNTAKELGVENAFIKVVDKGALDYTLVARTKAAVYRAAESKDYKF
- a CDS encoding cysteine hydrolase family protein; translation: MKILVVVDVQNDFIDGSLGAEGALDIIPYVKEKIDKFSGEVIFTMDTHDEGYLETLEGKNLPVIHCIKNTKGWELRKGIYKKKCKIFEKNCFASLDLAKYLFELNQKEEIESIEFIGICTDICVISNAILIKSFLPEVEIIVDSNACAGVTLESHEKSLATMKMCQIKVI
- the citG gene encoding triphosphoribosyl-dephospho-CoA synthase CitG, which encodes MIEQYVFIEKYLDADIIADLAVKALLYEVTIHPKAGLVTRSSNGSHRDMNFYTFLDSSISLREYFKECFLHSEKYSLENKDFFRELRELGKKAEKKMLETTGMINTHKGTIFSMGIVIAVISAKFKEKQKIFLHDLIESIKKLCFPLKQELEKNLKSTNGEKIYNKYKISGARGLALSGYSLVLDKGINEFFNFTKKMSFETSCILLLFYYISILDDTNIISRSGSIEVLKEIKKMAKEKYCKNLISLDEKAIREDMFGLDKFFVKKNISPGGSADLLILTIFIYFLMR